The following proteins are co-located in the Silene latifolia isolate original U9 population chromosome 1, ASM4854445v1, whole genome shotgun sequence genome:
- the LOC141658117 gene encoding uncharacterized protein LOC141658117, giving the protein MSNEPERRKGGFKYFNMWGKAPEFTATVQRVWSTQILGYKMFQFVKKLKLLKPGLKQMNGEVFGNTETSANVAKLYLYNVQKQLHNNDPNNMILQQTEREATISYRELEEARRSFLAQKSKAQWMEDGDDNTQYFHSVLKGRRMSNMVFCIQDLNGNNCSTAQAIEEAFVGYYVHLLGTSKTVTPVHVPTVRTGTIVNAKQSQALIQEVTTEEIKQALSSIPANKPPGPDGYTSQFYKDAFDIVGENLVDAIKEFFKTGKLLTQVNSTVLTLVPKKTRPVSVADFRPIACCNVVYKIISKVMCNRLVPILPNIVSVTQSAFIKGRAIADNILICHDLVRLYNRKACSPRCIIKVDLKKAYDSIEWKFIEQMLGALGFPERMVDWIMACGEIDYILSYFGFKPGKFPFRYFGVPISYKHLAIGDCTRLIEKIVGRIRGWGAKKLSYAGRMVLIKSVLSQLHTFWSRIFVIPTTVIARIECICRNYLWSGSELYNRALAVSWDKVCKDRRYGVLGIINYKLWNEATIGKYVWWIAVKTDHLWIRWVNHIYIKGQAWMDYKPTCNTSCTWRRICHVKDIMKPGYTNCLWTGNSGEYSVSKGYKWLRGVQVKCDWFPLIWNKSAFPKHSFVGWLAVKGRLFTKERMQGFRLHTNGLFPLNDVVHWSARWRSRSLLKNHIVPTAILALWYHLWDARNVCRIEAKLFTPSFIIQQVKCEVQYRCRQKLMTSKFQLPEILTGVQAD; this is encoded by the exons ATGAGTAATGAGCCTGAGAGAAGGAAGGGTGGTTTCAAGTATTTTAACATGTGGGGGAAAGCCCCTGAATTTACAGCCACTGTCCAGAGGGTTTGGAGTACTCAGATCCTTGGATATAAAATGTTCCAATTTGTTAAGAAGCTGAAACTTCTTAAACCTGGTTTAAAACAGATGAATGGAGAAGTGTTTGGTAATACTGAAACCTCTGCTAATGTAGCCAAGTTATATCTTTACAATGTTCAAAAACAGCTGCATAATAATGAtccaaataatatgatactacaGCAAACTGAGAGAGAGGCAACAATTAGTTATAGAGAGCTAGAGGAGGCTAGAAGGAGTTTTTTGGCTCAGAAATCTAAGGCCCAATGGATGGAGGATGGGGATGATAACACTCAATATTTTCATAGTGTTCTGAAAGGTAGGAGAATGAGTAATATGGTGTTTTGCATCCAGGATTTGAATGGGAATAACTGCTCTACTGCCCAAGCCATCGAGGAAGCTTTTGTGGGATACTATGTGCACTTGTTGGGAACTAGTAAAACTGTCACCCCTGTCCATGTTCCTACAGTCAGGACAGGGACTATTGTTAATGCTAAACAGTCTCAAGCTCTGATACAAGAGGTTACTACTGAGGAAATTAAGCAAGCTCTGTCCTCTATTCCAGCTAACAAACCACCTGGCCCAGACGGATACACCTCCCAGTTCTACAAAGATGCTTTTGATATTGTGGGGGAGAACTTGGTTGATGCTATCAAGGAATTTTTTAAGACTGGAAAATTACTTACACAGGTTAACTCTACTGTCCTTACCCTGGTACCAAAGAAAACTAGACCTGTCTCAGTGGCTGACTTCAGACCCATTGCTTGCTGCAATGTGGTCTATAAAATTATTTCTAAGGTTATGTGTAACAGGCTAGTTCCTATCCTCCCTAATATTGTGAGTGTCACCCAAAGTGCTTTTATCAAAGGGAGGGCCATAGCTGATAATATTTTGATTTGCCATGACTTAGTAAGACTTTACAATAGGAAAGCTTGTTCCCCAAGGTGCATTATAAAAGTTGATTTAAAGAAAGCTTATGATTCTATTGAGTGGAAGTTTATAGAACAAATGTTAGGAGCGTTGGGTTTTCCTGAGAGAATGGTGGATTGGATTATGGCTTGT GGTGAGATTGATTATATTTTGTCCTATTTTGGCTTCAAGCCTGGCAAGTTCCCTTTTAGGTACTTCGGGGTTCCTATTTCTTACAAACATTTGGCTATTGGGGACTGTACCAGGTTGATAGAGAAAATTGTAGGAAGAATCAGAGGATGGGGGGCCAAGAAATTGAGTTATGCAGGGAGGATGGTGCTTATCAAATCTGTGCTTTCTCAACTGCATACTTTCTGGTCCAGGATCTTTGTTATTCCAACTACTGTCATTGCAAGAATTGAGTGTATATGCAGAAATTACCTATGGTCAGGATCTGAGCTTTACAATAGGGCTCTTGCTGTCTCTTGGGATAAAGTGTGCAAAGATAGGAGATATGGTGTGCTTGGCATAATTAATTATAAGTTATGGAATGAGGCTACGATAGGAAAATATGTGTGGTGGATTGCTGTTAAAACTGATCATTTGTGGATTAGATGGGTCAACCACATTTATATAAAAGGGCAAGCTTGGATGGACTATAAACCGACCTGTAATACTAGCTGCACATGGAGAAGAATTTGCCATGTTAAGGATATTATGAAACCTGGATATACTAATTGTTTGTGGACTGGGAACTCTGGTGAATACTCAGTCTCAAAGGGGTATAAATGGTTACGAGGGGTGCAGGTTAAGTGTGACTGGTTTCCTTTGATTTGGAATAAATCTGCTTTTCCTAAGCACTCTTTTGTGGGGTGGCTGGCTGTCAAGGGTAGGCTATTTACCAAGGAGAGAATGCAGGGGTTTAGGCTGCATACTAATGGTCTGT TCCCATTGAATGATGTGGTGCATTGGAGTGCAAGATGGAGAAGTAGATCATTGTTGAAGAACCATATTGTGCCGACAGCAATACTTGCACTGTGGTATCACTTATGGGATGCTCGGAATGTTTGTAGGATTGAAGCCAAACTGTTTACTCCTTCTTTTATTATTCAGCAGGTTAAGTGTGAGGTACAATATAGATGCAGGCAGAAGTTAATGACTTCTAAATTTCAGCTTCCAGAGATATTGACCGGGGTGCAGGCAGACTAA